A genomic window from Triticum urartu cultivar G1812 chromosome 7, Tu2.1, whole genome shotgun sequence includes:
- the LOC125521337 gene encoding uncharacterized protein LOC125521337 encodes MAPSFGRSISFPLSPARASRARAAAYHVRSVSLPCHSHPLLSHLATHISAVRAWIAAPSAPSTGLARLDALHAALAELLLLPEARAALESGSNTADCLLDGFLNLADAHGAFQESLLELRAHAAEAQAALRRRDDNRLSSAVRSLRRAEKELARLAASVRVAAKFPTPSASTSAAEVEVSGVLAEAVATAACASAAVFSSVEAVSAAATSKKTTAASSLRALVMRAKAASEEDKEVAALERLEEVEACAADIETGSDKVFRSILHTRVALLNIQTQTYC; translated from the coding sequence ATGGCGCCCAGCTTCGGCCGCTCCATCTCCTTCCCGCTCAGCCCGGCGCGCGCCTCCAGGGCCCGCGCCGCGGCCTACCACGTCCGCTCCGTCTCCCTCCCCTGCCACTCCCACCCGCTCCTCTCCCACCTCGCCACCCACATCTCCGCCGTCCGCGCCTGGATCGCCGCCCCCAGCGCGCCCTCCACGGGCCTCGCCCGCCTCGACGCGCTCCACGCCGCGCTCGCCGAGCTCCTGCTCCTCCCCGAGGCCCGCGCCGCGTTAGAGAGCGGGTCCAACACCGCCGACTGCCTCCTCGACGGCTTCCTGAACCTCGCCGACGCCCACGGCGCGTTCCAGgagtcgctcctcgagctccgCGCCCACGCCGCCGAGGCGCAGGCCGCGCTCCGGCGCCGCGACGACAACAGGCTGTCATCCGCAGTCCGGTCCCTCCGCCGCGCCGAGAAGGAGCTGGCCCGCCTGGCCGCCTCCGTGCGCGTGGCGGCCAAGTTCCCCACGCCGTCCGCGTCCACCAGCGCCGCGGAGGTGGAGGTGTCCGGGGTGCTCGCCGAGGCCGTGGCCACCGCCGCGTGCGCGTCTGCCGCCGTGTTCTCCTCCGTCGAGGCcgtgtccgccgccgccacctccaaGAAGACCACCGCGGCGTCCTCGCTCAGGGCCCTCGTCATGCGGGCCAAGGCCGCCTCCGAGGAGGACAAGGAGGTGGCCGCCCTGgagaggctggaggaggtcgaggcGTGCGCCGCCGACATCGAGACCGGCAGCGACAAGGTGTTCCGGAGCATCCTGCACACCAGGGTCGCGCTCCTCAACATCCAGACCCAGACCTACTGCTGA